One genomic segment of Gossypium arboreum isolate Shixiya-1 chromosome 3, ASM2569848v2, whole genome shotgun sequence includes these proteins:
- the LOC108476055 gene encoding coatomer subunit alpha-1-like, producing the protein MLTKFETKSNRVKGLSFHTKRPWILASLHSGVIQLWDYRMGTLIDRFDEHDGPVRGVHFHMSQPLFVSGGDDYKIKVWNYKLHRCLFTLLGHLDYIRTVQFHHEHPWIVSASDDQTIRIWNWQSRTCISVLTGHNHYVMCASFHPKEDLVVSASLDQTVRVWDIGSLKKKGASPADDILRLSQMNTDLFGGVDAVVKYVLEGHDRGVNWAAFHPTLPLIVSGADDRQVKLWRMNDTKAWEVDTLRGHMNNVSCVMFHAKQDIIVSNSEDKSIRVWDATKRTGLQTFRREHDRFWILAAHPEINLLAAGHDSGMIVFKLERERPAFAVSGDSLFYAKDRFLRYYDFSTQKETQIVPIRRAGSTTLNQCPRTLSYSPTENAVLICSDVDGGTYELYQIPKDSIGRSDLQEAKRGPGSSAIFVARNRFAVLDKSNNQVLIKNLKNEVVRKSGLPVPTDAIFYAGTGNLLCRSDDRVVVFDLQQRLVLGDLQTPFVKYVVWSSDMESVALLSKHSIIITSKKLVHQCTFHETIRVKSGAWDENGVFIYTTLNHIKYCLPNGDSGIIRTLDVPIYLTKVSGNKIFCLDRDGKNKTLVIDATEYIFKLSLLRKRYDHVMSMIRNSQLCGEAVIAYLQQKGFPEVALHFVKDEKTRFNLAIESGNIQIAVASAKEIDDKDHWYRLGVEALRQGNAGIVEYAYQRTKNFERLSFLYLINGNLEKLSKMLKIAEVKNDVMGQFHNALYLGDIQERVKILENAGHLPLAYVTASVHGLHDVAERLAAELGDDVPSFPEGKEPSLLMPPAPIICGGDWPLLRVMKGIFEGGFDSTGRGAADEEEEGADGDWGEDLDMVDSDGLQNGDVTAILEDGEVAEDNEEGGWDLEDLELPPEVETPRVNARSSVFVAPTPGMPVCQIWTQRSSLAADHATAGNFDTAMRLLSRQLGIRNFTPLKSMFLDLHTGSHSYLRAFSSAPVVSLAVERGWSESASPNVRGPPALVFNFSQLDEKLKAGYKATTDGKFTEALRLFLNILHTIPLIVVESRREVDEVKELIIIAKEYVLGLQMELKRRELKDNPVRQQELAAYFTHCNLQMPHLRLALRNAMTICFKAKNLATAANFARRLLETNPNENHSKAARQVLQASERNMTDASQLNYDFRNPFVTCGATYVPIYRGQKDLSCPYCTTRFVPTQEGQLCTICDLAVIGADASGLLCSPSQIR; encoded by the exons ggGATGACTACAAGATAAAGGTCTGGAACTACAAGTTGCATAGATGTCTTTTTACCCTTCTTGGACATCTTGATTATATTCGTACTGTGCAATTTCATCATGAACATCCATGGATTGTGAGTGCCAGTGATGATCAAACCATTCGCATATGGAACTGGCAGTCTCGAACTTGCATCTCTGTGTTGACTGGTCATAATCATTATGTTATGTGCGCCTCATTCCATCCTAAAGAAGACCTGGTTGTGTCGGCCTCTCTTGACCAGACTGTTCGAGTTTGGGATATTGGTTCCTTGAAAAAGAAGGGTGCCTCCCCAGCGGATGACATTTTACGGTTGAGTCAGATGAACACAGATCTTTTTGGTGGTGTTGATGCAGTTGTCAAGTATGTGTTGGAAGGTCATGACCGAGGAGTAAATTGGGCTGCATTTCATCCGACTTTACCTTTGATAGTCTCTGGTGCTGATGACCGCCAAGTGAAATTGTGGCGTATGAATG ATACCAAGGCTTGGGAAGTGGATACCTTGAGAGGACACATGAATAATGTGTCATGTGTCATGTTCCATGCCAAACAAGACATCATTGTATCCAATTCCGAGGATAAAAGTATTCGAGTGTGGGATGCAACAAAGCGAACTGGACTTCAAACTTTCCGTCGAGAACATGACAGGTTCTGGATTCTTGCAGCCCATCCTGAGATTAATCTTTTGGCAGCTGGACATGACAGTGGCATGATTGTATTTAAGCTAGAGAGAGAACGGCCTGCTTTTGCAGTCAGTGGGGATTCTCTGTTTTATGCCAAGGATCGATTTTTAAGGTATTATGACTTTTCAACACAAAAAGAGACACAAATAGTTCCTATCCGGCGGGCCGGTTCCACAACCCTGAATCAATGTCCAAGGACTCTTTCTTATAGTCCCACAGAAAATGCCGTCCTTATCTGCTCAGATGTTGATGGAGGAACTTATGAGTTGTATCAGATACCAAAAGACAGCATTGGTAGGAGTGACTTGCAGGAGGCAAAGAGAGGTCCTGGTAGTTCTGCTATATTTGTGGCTCGGAACCGTTTTGCTGTACTTGACAAAAGCAACAACCAAGTCTTAATCAAGAATCTTAAAAATGAGGTTGTTAGAAAAAGTGGTCTTCCTGTGCCTACAGATGCAATTTTCTATGCTGGAACAGGTAATTTATTGTGTAGATCAGATGATAGAGTGGTTGTATTTGATCTCCAGCAGAGACTTGTTCTTGGTGATCTACAAACGCCTTTTGTGAAGTATGTTGTTTGGTCTAGTGACATGGAGAGTGTCGCTTTGCTCAGCAAGCATTCCATTATCATTACTAGCAAGAAACTTGTGCACCAGTGCACTTTTCATGAGACAATACGAGTTAAGAGTGGAGCCTGGGATGAAAATGGCGTTTTTATTTATACCACTCTAAACCATATAAAATACTGCCTACCCAATGGAGATAGTGGAATAATTCGAACTCTTGATGTTCCAATATACCTAACTAAGGTTTCTGGAAACAAAATATTTTGCCTGGACCGTGATGGGAAGAACAAGACGCTGGTCATTGATGCTACAGAATACAtttttaagctgtctctgcttcGGAAGAGGTATGATCATGTTATGAGCATGATAAGAAACTCCCAGCTTTGTGGTGAGGCCGTGATTGCTTATCTACAACAGAAGGGGTTCCCTGAAGTGGCTCTCCATTTTGTCAAAGATGAGAAAACTCGGTTTAACTTGGCTATAGAGAGTGGGAACATTCAAATTGCTGTTGCATCAGCTAAGGAGATTGATGACAAGGATCACTGGTATAGGTTGGGTGTGGAAGCCCTTCGCCAAGGCAATGCAGGTATAGTTGAATATGCCTACCAGAGGACAAAGAACTTTGAGAGGTTGTCTTTTCTTTATCTCATAAATGGTAACCTGGAAAAGCTGTCCAAGATGCTGAAGATTGCAGAAGTCAAGAACGATGTTATGGGCCAGTTTCACAATGCCTTGTATCTTGGTGATATCCAAGAACGTGTAAAGATCTTGGAGAATGCTGGTCATTTGCCTCTTGCTTATGTTACAGCATCAGTCCATGGGCTACATGATGTTGCAGAAAGGTTAGCTGCTGAGTTGGGAGATGATGTCCCTTCTTTTCCGGAAGGGAAAGAACCTTCCTTATTGATGCCTCCGGCACCCATTATTTGTGGTGGTGATTGGCCCCTGTTGAGAGTAATGAAAGGTATATTTGAAGGTGGATTCGATAGTACTGGCAGGGGTGCGGCGGATGAAGAAGAGGAGGGTGCAGATGGTGATTGGGGTGAAGATCTTGATATGGTCGATTCTGATGGCTTGCAGAACGGAGATGTTACTGCAATTTTGGAGGATGGGGAAGTGGCTGAAGACAATGAAGAGGGTGGATGGGACCTTGAAGACTTGGAACTCCCTCCTGAGGTAGAGACACCAAGGGTTAATGCTCGTTCTTCTGTTTTCGTGGCACCGACTCCTGGCATGCCTGTCTGTCAAATTTGGACTCAGAGATCGTCACTTGCTGCTGATCATGCGACCGCTGGCAATTTTGATACAGCCATGCGTTTGCTGAGCAGGCAACTTGGAATAAGAAACTTTACTCCTTTAAAATCCATGTTTCTCGATCTTCACACTGGCAGCCATAGCTATCTTCGTGCATTTTCATCTGCGCCAGTGGTGTCCTTGGCAGTTGAGAGGGGATGGAGTGAGTCTGCTAGTCCTAATGTGAGGGGTCCACCCGCTCTCGTATTCAACTTTTCTCAGCTGGACGAAAAGCTGAAGGCTGGGTACAAGGCCACAACAGATGGAAAATTTACCGAGGCTCTTCGGCTTTTCCTCAACATTCTTCATACAATTCCATTGATTGTTGTGGAGTCAAGGAGGGAAGTTGATGAAGTCAAAGAGTTAATTATCATTGCCAAGGAGTATGTTCTTGGTCTGCAGATGGAGCTTAAGCGTAGAGAATTGAAAGACAATCCGGTACGCCAGCAGGAGCTTGCTGCCTACTTCACCCATTGCAACCTTCAAATGCCTCATCTCAGACTTGCTCTGCGAAACGCAATGACCATCTGTTTCAAGGCAAAAAACCTGGCTACAGCCGCTAACTTCGCCAGGCGTCTTCTAGAAACAAACCCTAATGAGAACCATTCAAAGGCAGCGAGGCAAGTACTCCAGGCTTCAGAGAGGAATATGACAGATGCATCTCAGTTAAACTACGATTTCAGGAACCCTTTTGTGACATGCGGGGCAACTTACGTCCCGATTTACCGAGGACAGAAAGATTTATCTTGCCCTTACTGTACTACTCGCTTCGTGCCTACCCAGGAGGGTCAATTGTGTACAATCTGTGATCTCGCTGTGATTGGAGCAGATGCATCAGGTTTGCTCTGTTCTCCTTCTCAAATTCGATGA